From a region of the Helianthus annuus cultivar XRQ/B chromosome 5, HanXRQr2.0-SUNRISE, whole genome shotgun sequence genome:
- the LOC110940806 gene encoding uncharacterized protein LOC110940806 isoform X2, translated as MDMESNLLVTDATQRQTGTPMAVTAEVAVRTLLSLLGGLMVAVLVYTIATDGLPFRMELLTRWMAALLIDFYINIAIIGAWVVYKESTWVMAALWVLLLICFGSVTTCTYIVFQIYKLTPEETSKDPFYFVLVRHQKSDVTEHRKGVSVITARVIFAVLGCFMLGTLLYTLIVDGSPFRSELYTPWVVATLIDFYINVVALSVWVAYKESSWMDALLWIVFLICFGSITTCVYIVRQLFYLSSDHPIFLILFRNNHRQRFEVK; from the exons ATGGATATGGAATCCAATTTGTTAGTTACAGACGCAACGCAAAGACAGACAGGTACTCCGATGGCGGTGACGGCGGAGGTGGCAGTGAGGACGTTGTTGAGCTTATTAGGTGGTCTGATGGTGGCGGTGCTCGTTTACACCATAGCCACCGATGGCCTCCCTTTCCGTATGGAACTACTCACCAG GTGGATGGCAGCATTACTCATTGATTTCTACATAAATATTGCTATTATAGgg GCTTGGGTTGTATACAAGGAATCAACCTGGGTTATGGCAGCTCTTTGGGTGCTTTTATTAATTTGCTTTGGAAg TGTCACTACTTGTACCTACATAGTTTTCCAAATCTACAAGTTGACACCTGAAGAGACTTCAAAGGATCCTTTCTACTTCGTGTTAGTGAGACACCAGAAAAG TGATGTCACGGAACACAGGAAGGGAGTCTCTGTTATAACTGCAAGAGTAATCTTTGCAGTACTAGGCTGCTTCATGCTGGGAACCTTGCTTTATACACTTATTGTTGATGGATCTCCATTTCGTTCTGAATTATACACGCC GTGGGTGGTAGCAACACTAATCGACTTCTATATCAATGTTGTGGCTTTGTCG GTGTGGGTAGCATACAAGGAATCAAGTTGGATGGATGCTTTATTGTGGATAGTTTTTCTTATATGTTTTGGGAG CATTACTACATGTGTATACATAGTGCGCCAGCTGTTCTATCTCTCTTCTGATCACCCGATTTTCCTTATACTTTTCCGCAATAATCACAGGCAA AGATTTGAAGTCAAGTGA
- the LOC110940806 gene encoding uncharacterized protein LOC110940806 isoform X1, which produces MDMESNLLVTDATQRQTGTPMAVTAEVAVRTLLSLLGGLMVAVLVYTIATDGLPFRMELLTRWMAALLIDFYINIAIIGAWVVYKESTWVMAALWVLLLICFGSVTTCTYIVFQIYKLTPEETSKDPFYFVLVRHQKSDVTEHRKGVSVITARVIFAVLGCFMLGTLLYTLIVDGSPFRSELYTPWVVATLIDFYINVVALSVWVAYKESSWMDALLWIVFLICFGSITTCVYIVRQLFYLSSDHPIFLILFRNNHRDLKSSDPPLMAGAKE; this is translated from the exons ATGGATATGGAATCCAATTTGTTAGTTACAGACGCAACGCAAAGACAGACAGGTACTCCGATGGCGGTGACGGCGGAGGTGGCAGTGAGGACGTTGTTGAGCTTATTAGGTGGTCTGATGGTGGCGGTGCTCGTTTACACCATAGCCACCGATGGCCTCCCTTTCCGTATGGAACTACTCACCAG GTGGATGGCAGCATTACTCATTGATTTCTACATAAATATTGCTATTATAGgg GCTTGGGTTGTATACAAGGAATCAACCTGGGTTATGGCAGCTCTTTGGGTGCTTTTATTAATTTGCTTTGGAAg TGTCACTACTTGTACCTACATAGTTTTCCAAATCTACAAGTTGACACCTGAAGAGACTTCAAAGGATCCTTTCTACTTCGTGTTAGTGAGACACCAGAAAAG TGATGTCACGGAACACAGGAAGGGAGTCTCTGTTATAACTGCAAGAGTAATCTTTGCAGTACTAGGCTGCTTCATGCTGGGAACCTTGCTTTATACACTTATTGTTGATGGATCTCCATTTCGTTCTGAATTATACACGCC GTGGGTGGTAGCAACACTAATCGACTTCTATATCAATGTTGTGGCTTTGTCG GTGTGGGTAGCATACAAGGAATCAAGTTGGATGGATGCTTTATTGTGGATAGTTTTTCTTATATGTTTTGGGAG CATTACTACATGTGTATACATAGTGCGCCAGCTGTTCTATCTCTCTTCTGATCACCCGATTTTCCTTATACTTTTCCGCAATAATCACAG AGATTTGAAGTCAAGTGATCCACCATTGATGGCGGGTGCCAAGGAATAG